The following coding sequences lie in one Miscanthus floridulus cultivar M001 chromosome 9, ASM1932011v1, whole genome shotgun sequence genomic window:
- the LOC136481892 gene encoding alcohol dehydrogenase 2-like, with amino-acid sequence MATAGKVIKCKAAVAWEAGKPLSIEEVEVAPPQAMEVRVKILYTALCHTDVYFWEAKGQTPVFPRILGHEAGGIVESVGEGVTELAPGDHVLPVFTGECKECAHCKSEESNMCDLLRINVDRGVMIGDGKSRFTINGQPIFHFVGTSTFSEYTVIHVGCLAKINPEAPLDKVCILSCGISTGLGATLNVAKPVKGSMVAIFGLGAVGLAAMEGARLAGASRIFGVDINPAKYEQAKKFGCTDFVNPKDHDKPVQEVLIELTNGGVDRSVECTGNVNAMISAFECVHDGWGVAVLVGVPHKDAEFKTHPMNFLNERTLKGTFFGNYKPRTDLPNVVELYMKKELEVEKFITHSVPFAEINKAFDLMAKGEGIRCIIRMEN; translated from the exons ATGGCGACCGCAGGGAAGGTGATCAAGTGCAAAG CCGCCGTGGCGTGGGAGGCCGGCAAGCCGCTGTCcatcgaggaggtggaggtggcgccGCCACAGGCCATGGAGGTGCGTGTCAAGATCCTCTACACCGCGCTCTGCCACACCGACGTCTACTTCTGGGAGGCCAAG GGGCAAACTCCGGTGTTCCCGAGGATCTTAGGACACGAAGCGGGAGG CATCGTGGAGAGCGTTGGGGAGGGTGTGACCGAGCTCGCACCAGGCGACCATGTCCTCCCGGTGTTCACCGGCGAGTGCAAGGAGTGTGCTCACTGCAAGTCCGAGGAGAGCAACATGTGTGACCTCCTCAGGATCAACGTCGACCGGGGCGTGATGATCGGCGATGGAAAGTCCCGCTTCACCATCAACGGACAGCCTATCTTCCACTTCGTTGGGACATCCACCTTCAGCGAGTACACCGTCATCCATGTCGGCTGCCTCGCCAAGATCAACCCCGAGGCGCCTCTCGACAAAGTTTGTATTCTCAGCTGTGGTATCTCAACTG GTCTTGGCGCAACACTGAATGTGGCAAAACCAGTAAAGGGTTCGATGGTGGCGATTTTCGGTCTTGGGGCTGTAGGCCTTGCT GCTATGGAAGGTGCTAGACTGGCTGGGGCATCAAGGATCTTCGGTGTGGACATCAACCCAGCAAAATACGAGCAAG CTAAGAAATTTGGCTGCACTGATTTCGTTAATCCCAAGGACCACGACAAGCCAGTGCAGGAG GTACTCATTGAGCTGACCAACGGCGGTGTGGACCGCAGCGTGGAGTGCACCGGCAACGTCAACGCCATGATATCTGCCTTCGAATGTGTCCACGAC GGATGGGGTGTCGCCGTGCTGGTGGGTGTGCCACACAAGGACGCTGAATTCAAGACACACCCAATGAACTTCCTGAACGAGAGGACCCTGAAGGGAACCTTCTTCGGCAACTACAAACCACGCACTGACCTGCCCAATGTGGTTGAGCTTTACATGAAGAAG GAGCTGGAGGTGGAGAAGTTCATCACGCACAGCGTGCCATTCGCAGAGATCAACAAGGCCTTCGACCTGATGGCCAAGGGGGAGGGCATCCGCTGCATCATCCGCATGGAGAACTAG